One genomic window of Micropterus dolomieu isolate WLL.071019.BEF.003 ecotype Adirondacks linkage group LG06, ASM2129224v1, whole genome shotgun sequence includes the following:
- the rgs5b gene encoding regulator of G-protein signaling 5b: protein MCRGLESLPITCLERAKELKALFTSLLQKSDHSITGKNDKLRFNVDEPLKWRESFDKLLSSPNGLCLFRAFLISEFSEENIAFYLACEDYQATKPSKLATKAKKIYDEFIGSDAPREVNLDHVTKAITKENMENPRQSCFNLAQAKIYTLMEKDCYPRFLKSSTYLELSRKAKTG from the exons ATGTGCAGAGGACTCGAATCACTGCCTATCACATGCCTGGAGAG GGCAAAGGAGCTGAAGGCTTTGTTCACCAGTTTACTACAAAAGTCAGATCACAGCATCACTggcaaaaatgacaaactgaG gttTAATGTCGACGAGCCTTTGAAATGGAGGGAGTCGTTTGACAAATTGTTGTCCAGTCCAA ATGGACTGTGCCTGTTCAGAGCATTCctgatctcagagttcagtgaGGAAAACATCGCCTTCTACTTGGCTTGTGAGGACTACCAGGCAACTAAACCTTCAAAACTGGCCACCAAAGCCAAGAAAATTTATGACGAGTTTATTGGCTCCGATGCACCACGAGAG GTAAATCTTGACCATGTGACCAAAGCCATCACAAAGGAGAACATGGAGAATCCCAGACAGTCCTGCTTCAATCTGGCCCAAGCCAAAATCTACACCCTGATGGAAAAAGACTGCTACCCTCGCTTCCTCAAGTCCTCTACATACCTGGAGCTTAGCAGAAAGGCCAAGACAGGCTAA